A window of Kribbella sp. NBC_00382 genomic DNA:
GTCACCGTGTGCCATCACGTGCAGGACCGTCGACGGGGTGGTGAGCGCGGAGAAGGCCGTCTCGTGGTCGCGGGTCCGGACGAAGTTCACGTCGATCACCGGGCTGTTCCAGCCGGCGTTGATATTGCTCGTGATGCCCTGGACGAACGTCATCGAGGCGTCGAAGGAGCTGTCCAGGCCGAGGTCCACCAGCGTGATCAGTCTGTTCTTCATCCGCCCACCCCTCACGTGCTTTCCGGTCCCGCCGAACCCATGATGACCCAGCCCACCGACAATCCGCTGCCCGCGTCTCGGCTCTCAGTCTCGCCCGCCTGGACCGCCCGCTCCAGGGCCCGGGGAAAGGGGTTGCCGGCCCGGTGGATACGGTGATCGGCAGGATGTCGGCGGCTCGTCTGGAGGATCGATGATCAGCGTTCCAACTGTCACTCTGAGCAACGGAGCAGGGCTGCCGCGGATCGGGCTGGGGACCTCTCCGATGAACGACGCCGATGCCGAGCGCGCCGTCGTACAGGGTCTCGAGGTCGGGTACCGACTGGTCGACACCGCTGAGAACTATCGCAACGAGGTCGGCATCGGACGGGCTTTGAAGGCGTCCGGGATCGCCCGGGAGGACCTGTTCGTCACCTCCAAGTTCAACAAGCGGTGGCACAGCGTGGCGGGGGCGCGGACCGCGTTCGAGGCGAGTGCGGAGAAGCTCGGACTCGACTACCTGGACCTGCTGCTGATCCATTGGCCGAACCCGGACCAGGACCAGTACGTCGACGCCTGGCGCGGGCTGATCGAGCTGCGCGAGGCCGGGCTGGTGAAAGCCATCGGTACGTCGAACTTCAAGCCGACCCACCTCCAACGCCTGATCGACGAGACCGGCGTCGCCCCCGAGGTCAACCAGGTCCAGCTGAGCCCGATGTGGACCAAGGAGTCGGAGCGGGAGT
This region includes:
- a CDS encoding aldo/keto reductase; this encodes MISVPTVTLSNGAGLPRIGLGTSPMNDADAERAVVQGLEVGYRLVDTAENYRNEVGIGRALKASGIAREDLFVTSKFNKRWHSVAGARTAFEASAEKLGLDYLDLLLIHWPNPDQDQYVDAWRGLIELREAGLVKAIGTSNFKPTHLQRLIDETGVAPEVNQVQLSPMWTKESEREFHATHNIVTEAWSPLGKGTDLLDHPAVTAVAKAHEKTPGQVVLRWETQQDVVPVPKSANRERLEQNLAIFDFELTPDELVALSALDGTGKTAADSDRFGH